Proteins co-encoded in one Bacillus paramycoides genomic window:
- a CDS encoding response regulator transcription factor yields the protein MKMIHILLADDDKHIRELLHYHLQKEGFKVFEAEDGKVAQDILEKENIHLAIVDIMMPFVDGYTLCEEIRKYHDIPVILLTAKDQLVDKEKGFISGTDDYIVKPFEPAEVIFRMKALLRRYQMLSADMIMLHGTTIDRKGFEVKCNGQTILLPLKEFELLSQLASYPGRTFSRQELIELVWGMDFEGDERTVDVHVKRLRDRFSKRTDDFQITTVRGLGYKMELK from the coding sequence ATGAAGATGATACATATTTTATTAGCAGATGATGATAAGCATATTAGAGAGTTACTACATTACCATTTACAAAAAGAGGGGTTTAAAGTTTTTGAAGCAGAAGATGGAAAAGTAGCGCAAGACATATTAGAGAAGGAAAATATTCATCTTGCGATAGTAGACATTATGATGCCATTTGTTGATGGCTATACGTTATGTGAAGAAATCCGGAAGTATCATGATATACCTGTTATTTTATTAACTGCGAAAGATCAGTTAGTTGATAAAGAAAAAGGATTCATTTCTGGTACGGACGATTATATTGTAAAACCATTTGAGCCAGCTGAAGTCATTTTCCGTATGAAAGCATTACTGCGTCGTTATCAAATGCTGAGTGCTGATATGATTATGCTGCACGGAACGACTATCGACCGAAAAGGGTTTGAAGTGAAGTGTAACGGTCAAACGATTTTACTTCCGCTGAAGGAATTTGAATTGTTATCACAACTTGCTAGTTATCCTGGAAGAACATTTTCAAGACAAGAACTAATTGAATTAGTATGGGGAATGGATTTTGAAGGAGATGAACGAACAGTCGATGTTCATGTGAAAAGACTAAGAGATCGCTTCTCAAAACGAACGGATGATTTTCAAATTACGACAGTACGCGGACTCGGTTATAAGATGGAGTTGAAATAA
- a CDS encoding YitT family protein, whose amino-acid sequence MKKRTTDIIFIIIGAFLFALGVNLFVIPNEFGEGGVTGITIITYYLFEWSPGLVNLILNAILLIVGYKFLNKITTIYTIIAVVTNSLFLHLTEGWIIASDEMLVNAIFGGIFIGCGIGLIIRVGGTTAGTTILARMTHKYLGWSISYGLLFFDLIVAFSSYFIIGAEKLMITIIMLYVATKVMEFVIEGLNPKKAITIISDNPNEIAGKVTTLMGRGVTVYSGHGYYTKTPKDILYVVINKQEVVKLKRIVQTTDPAAFIAIHDVRDVFGEGFVDISKA is encoded by the coding sequence ATGAAAAAAAGAACGACAGACATTATTTTTATTATTATCGGTGCATTTCTTTTCGCGTTAGGTGTCAATTTGTTTGTTATCCCGAACGAGTTTGGTGAGGGTGGGGTAACAGGTATCACGATTATTACGTACTATTTATTTGAATGGTCACCGGGCTTAGTTAACTTAATTTTAAATGCGATTTTGTTAATAGTCGGTTATAAATTTTTAAATAAAATCACAACAATTTATACGATTATCGCTGTAGTTACGAACTCGCTATTTCTTCATTTAACAGAAGGCTGGATAATTGCTTCGGATGAAATGCTCGTAAATGCCATTTTTGGAGGAATATTTATTGGGTGCGGGATTGGTCTTATCATTCGCGTTGGCGGAACAACGGCAGGTACTACCATCTTAGCAAGAATGACACATAAGTATTTAGGATGGAGCATTAGCTACGGTCTACTGTTCTTCGATTTAATCGTTGCGTTTTCATCTTATTTCATCATTGGTGCAGAAAAACTGATGATAACAATTATTATGCTATATGTAGCAACGAAAGTAATGGAATTTGTAATTGAAGGTTTAAATCCGAAAAAGGCTATTACGATTATTTCTGACAACCCGAATGAAATCGCCGGGAAGGTGACTACATTAATGGGCAGAGGAGTTACGGTGTACTCAGGTCATGGCTATTACACGAAAACGCCGAAGGATATTCTTTATGTTGTTATTAATAAGCAAGAAGTAGTGAAGCTAAAACGGATTGTTCAAACTACGGATCCGGCTGCATTCATCGCAATACACGATGTTCGTGACGTATTTGGAGAAGGATTCGTTGATATTTCTAAAGCTTAG
- a CDS encoding S66 family peptidase: MLKKPKRLQVGDIVATVSPSWGGAGDSEIRWRYDQGVKRLEEVFGLTVVPMPNSLKGSEFIYNNPQARAEDLMTAFQDTRVKAIIANIGGEDSIRLLPYIDFNVIRENPKIFMGYSDVTISHLFCHKAGISSFYGPAILTDFAENIEMDPYTVEMVNRTLFSNEMIGEIQPAHEWTSERLEWIEANKDTRRTMQQNKGYEVLQGSTTVQGRLIGGCIEVLEFAKGTELWPEKKHWEDSILFFETSEDHPEPSYIKYCLRNYAAQGILQKAKGIIFGKPKDEMYYEEYKHEILKVMKEYNLEDLPILYNLNFGHTEPKFILPYGALAEIDCNTGSFSILESGVE; this comes from the coding sequence ATGTTAAAGAAACCAAAGAGATTACAGGTAGGAGATATTGTGGCAACAGTAAGTCCTTCATGGGGAGGCGCAGGTGATTCTGAAATAAGATGGCGATATGATCAAGGAGTAAAGAGATTAGAAGAAGTTTTCGGTCTTACGGTTGTTCCAATGCCGAATAGTTTAAAAGGTAGCGAATTCATTTATAACAATCCACAGGCTCGTGCGGAAGATTTAATGACTGCATTTCAAGATACGCGCGTGAAAGCAATTATCGCAAATATTGGCGGTGAAGATAGCATTCGCTTACTTCCCTATATAGATTTTAATGTAATACGTGAAAATCCGAAAATTTTTATGGGGTACTCTGACGTTACCATTTCACATTTATTTTGCCATAAAGCAGGAATTTCCTCTTTTTACGGTCCAGCCATTTTAACCGATTTTGCTGAAAATATAGAGATGGATCCATATACAGTTGAAATGGTAAATCGAACTCTCTTTTCCAATGAAATGATTGGCGAAATTCAACCAGCTCATGAATGGACGAGTGAGCGTTTAGAATGGATAGAGGCAAATAAAGATACAAGACGTACGATGCAGCAAAACAAAGGATATGAGGTACTTCAAGGCTCTACTACCGTACAAGGACGTTTAATTGGTGGATGTATAGAAGTACTTGAATTTGCAAAAGGAACAGAGCTTTGGCCTGAGAAAAAACATTGGGAGGATAGTATTCTCTTCTTTGAAACTTCTGAAGACCATCCAGAACCAAGTTATATAAAGTATTGTTTACGAAATTACGCAGCGCAAGGCATTCTCCAAAAAGCAAAAGGAATCATTTTTGGTAAACCAAAAGACGAAATGTATTATGAAGAATATAAACATGAAATACTAAAAGTTATGAAAGAATATAACTTAGAAGATTTGCCGATTCTTTATAATTTAAATTTTGGTCATACCGAGCCAAAGTTTATTTTACCTTACGGCGCGTTGGCAGAAATTGATTGTAATACTGGTTCTTTCTCTATATTAGAAAGTGGAGTGGAATAA
- a CDS encoding MBL fold metallo-hydrolase has translation MLLKYFYDEKLAHASYLVGCQKEGVAIVIDPSRYIEQYIEFSKKEGMEVIAAAETHIHADFLSGSRELSNLYDAKLYVSDEGDCDWKYQYLNEGRYKLVREGTEFKIGHIKFNVIHTPGHTPESISFLVTDTSQNNYTNDKPMGIFTGDFIFVGDIGRPDLLETAVGMKDTAKIGAKQLFNSIKKIKILPDYLQIWPSHGAGSACGKALGAIPTSTLGYEKMFNWAFQCNEEGNFVSTLLTGQPEPPRYFSLMKNLNKYGPPIRKKREVFVIKTVEELQEVMRSVQQIVDIRDVESFASGHIEKSINIPYNNSFTTWCGWLLDYKTETLIILDEEKVRVEEVIRDFESIGLDNIIAFVPLKVIQRLTRLESYKEDTSIELYPHIQGGSVKVIDVRSKKEWEEGHLHDAIHIPLGNLSKQLDCIPKDCPIVLQCRTGLRSAIAASILQKADIKEVINLKGGFLAWKKEKLPYTTCNLNV, from the coding sequence ATGCTTTTAAAATATTTTTATGATGAAAAATTAGCACATGCTTCTTATTTAGTTGGTTGTCAGAAGGAAGGCGTAGCAATTGTAATTGATCCAAGTCGCTATATAGAACAATATATAGAATTTTCTAAGAAAGAGGGGATGGAAGTAATTGCTGCGGCTGAAACTCACATTCATGCAGATTTTCTTTCTGGGTCTAGAGAACTTTCAAATCTTTATGATGCAAAGTTATATGTATCTGATGAAGGAGATTGTGATTGGAAATATCAATATCTTAACGAAGGTCGATACAAATTGGTTAGAGAGGGCACAGAGTTTAAAATAGGCCATATAAAATTTAATGTAATTCACACCCCAGGGCATACACCTGAAAGTATTTCTTTTTTAGTAACTGATACGAGTCAAAATAATTATACGAATGATAAGCCGATGGGAATATTCACAGGTGATTTTATATTTGTAGGAGATATAGGAAGACCGGATTTATTAGAAACTGCTGTAGGTATGAAAGATACTGCAAAAATTGGAGCGAAACAATTATTTAATTCTATAAAAAAAATAAAAATACTCCCTGATTATTTGCAAATATGGCCATCACATGGTGCAGGAAGTGCATGTGGAAAAGCATTAGGAGCAATTCCCACTTCTACCTTAGGTTATGAAAAGATGTTCAATTGGGCATTTCAGTGTAATGAAGAAGGTAATTTTGTATCGACTTTATTGACCGGGCAGCCAGAGCCTCCAAGGTATTTTTCATTAATGAAGAATTTAAATAAGTATGGTCCTCCAATTCGTAAGAAGAGAGAAGTTTTTGTTATTAAAACAGTAGAAGAACTTCAAGAAGTTATGAGGAGCGTTCAGCAAATAGTTGATATAAGGGATGTAGAGAGTTTTGCTTCTGGTCACATTGAGAAATCAATTAACATACCGTATAACAATTCTTTTACAACTTGGTGTGGATGGTTACTAGATTATAAAACAGAAACTTTAATCATACTAGATGAGGAAAAGGTTAGAGTGGAGGAGGTTATTAGAGACTTTGAATCTATTGGGCTAGATAATATTATTGCTTTTGTACCTTTAAAGGTAATACAAAGATTGACTAGATTAGAAAGTTATAAAGAAGACACATCAATCGAATTATATCCACATATACAAGGTGGGAGTGTTAAGGTAATTGATGTGCGTAGTAAAAAAGAGTGGGAGGAAGGACATCTTCATGATGCAATACATATCCCTTTAGGAAATCTATCTAAGCAGCTAGATTGCATACCAAAAGATTGCCCAATAGTATTACAATGTCGAACCGGATTGCGTTCCGCTATAGCAGCTAGTATTTTACAAAAAGCTGATATAAAAGAAGTAATTAATTTAAAGGGAGGATTTCTTGCATGGAAAAAAGAAAAGCTTCCTTACACAACTTGTAATCTCAATGTGTAG
- a CDS encoding FAD/NAD(P)-binding oxidoreductase, giving the protein MKTRDSYKIIVIGAGTAGISSTAHLLRNVPLLKENIAIIDPSKKHYFQPLWSLVGGGIVSKESTMRDQEVLIPKGATWIPKSVVKLFPEENKLLLDDGLLLEYEILIVAAGIQINWDGIKGLKESIGTNGVCSNYSYKYVDSTWREIEKFKGGNAIFTHPNTPIKCGGAPQKIMYLAEEYFGNSGVRNKSEVMFYTANANIFQVPRYANTLEQVLERKQIITNYNKNLVEIIAEKKEAIFEDTQTLKRETVPYSMIHVVPPMGPPNFLKESEISDHQGWIDISPYTLQHVKYKNIFGLGDCTNLPTSKTGAAIRKQIPVLKQNIMDVLNGRDLRAKYDGYTSCPIITGYKSLILAEFNYEHEPQETFPFNQAKERYSMFLLKRYMLPYMYWNFMLKGIL; this is encoded by the coding sequence ATGAAGACCAGAGATAGTTATAAAATTATTGTAATTGGTGCTGGGACTGCAGGAATATCTTCTACTGCACACTTGTTACGAAATGTACCCTTATTGAAAGAAAATATAGCAATTATTGATCCATCAAAAAAACATTATTTCCAACCACTATGGAGTTTAGTGGGGGGAGGAATTGTTTCAAAGGAAAGTACGATGCGTGATCAAGAAGTGCTTATTCCAAAAGGTGCAACGTGGATTCCTAAAAGTGTCGTTAAGTTGTTTCCGGAAGAAAATAAGCTACTTTTAGATGATGGACTGCTGCTTGAGTATGAAATTCTTATTGTAGCAGCCGGTATACAAATAAATTGGGATGGTATTAAAGGCTTGAAGGAGTCTATTGGGACTAATGGGGTTTGTAGCAATTACTCGTATAAATATGTTGATTCTACTTGGAGAGAAATTGAAAAATTTAAAGGAGGAAATGCAATTTTTACCCACCCAAATACTCCTATCAAATGCGGAGGTGCTCCACAAAAGATTATGTATTTAGCAGAAGAGTATTTTGGTAATAGCGGTGTAAGGAACAAAAGTGAAGTAATGTTTTACACGGCTAACGCTAACATATTTCAGGTTCCACGTTATGCTAATACATTAGAACAAGTGCTAGAAAGAAAGCAAATAATAACAAATTATAATAAAAATTTAGTAGAAATTATCGCTGAGAAGAAAGAGGCAATTTTTGAAGATACGCAAACACTGAAAAGAGAAACAGTACCGTATAGTATGATCCATGTTGTTCCACCTATGGGGCCGCCTAATTTTCTCAAAGAGAGCGAGATAAGTGATCATCAGGGTTGGATAGATATAAGCCCTTATACTTTGCAGCATGTAAAGTATAAGAATATTTTCGGACTTGGAGATTGTACCAATTTACCGACCTCTAAAACTGGAGCGGCAATTCGAAAACAAATACCGGTCTTAAAACAAAATATTATGGACGTACTTAACGGAAGAGATTTGCGTGCTAAATATGATGGATACACATCTTGTCCGATTATTACAGGTTATAAAAGTCTTATACTCGCTGAATTCAACTATGAACATGAGCCTCAAGAAACCTTTCCGTTCAATCAAGCGAAAGAACGATATAGTATGTTTTTACTTAAAAGATATATGTTGCCCTATATGTATTGGAACTTTATGTTGAAAGGGATCCTATAA
- a CDS encoding M4 family metallopeptidase, with the protein MLGAPFSTAFAEEQASQQEAMNKMEVLQKNWNEEQGSPSFLSGDLSDKKVETQKAVKEFLEENKELFKINPQKDLTLKEVKSDDLGMKHYVYTRSINKIPVDGAQFIVHTDKEGKVTTVNGDVHPAAEESLKGNTKAKITKETALSNAWKHIKLTKSDTLVKMDGNALDQIKENLESTNETADLVVYEKDGTYYLTFKVKLQFIKPYGANWHIYVNAEDGTIVDSYNAVTDADSAHKGYGYGVLGDKKELNTTFSSVKGKYYLKDTTKPMNGGYIETFTVNHSDEDYPINYRLFDEDDAWINKDQGPAVDAHYHAGKVYDYYKNVHNRNSIDGKGKTIRSAVNYGVNVNNAFWNGQQMIYGDGDGRRFIPLSGSLDVVAHELTHAVTEYSADLRYVNQSGALNESFSDAFGYFVDPTNWDVGDAVFTPGVSGDALRSLSNPEKYGQPAHMRNYQYLPETEEGDNGGVHINSGIPNKAAYLTINSIGKEKAEKIYYRALTTYLTPTSDFKQARTALLQSAADYDSVTYKAIENAWNQVGVK; encoded by the coding sequence ATGTTAGGTGCTCCTTTTTCAACTGCGTTTGCAGAAGAACAAGCCTCTCAACAAGAAGCAATGAATAAAATGGAGGTACTACAAAAAAATTGGAATGAGGAACAGGGAAGTCCTTCATTTCTTTCGGGTGATTTATCTGATAAAAAGGTAGAGACTCAAAAAGCGGTAAAAGAGTTTCTTGAAGAAAATAAAGAATTATTTAAAATAAATCCACAAAAAGATTTAACACTTAAAGAAGTGAAATCAGATGATTTAGGTATGAAACATTATGTTTATACACGATCTATAAATAAAATACCTGTTGACGGTGCACAATTTATTGTACATACAGATAAAGAGGGTAAAGTAACTACGGTCAATGGAGATGTCCACCCAGCTGCAGAGGAGAGTTTAAAGGGTAATACAAAAGCAAAAATTACAAAGGAAACAGCACTTTCAAATGCTTGGAAACATATTAAACTTACAAAAAGTGATACGCTAGTAAAAATGGATGGGAATGCATTAGATCAGATAAAAGAAAACTTAGAGTCTACTAATGAAACAGCAGATTTAGTTGTATACGAAAAAGATGGAACATACTATTTAACGTTTAAAGTGAAACTACAATTTATTAAACCCTATGGTGCTAACTGGCACATCTATGTTAATGCGGAAGATGGGACAATTGTAGATTCATATAATGCAGTTACAGATGCAGATAGTGCTCATAAAGGCTACGGATATGGGGTATTAGGAGATAAAAAAGAATTAAATACAACTTTTAGTAGTGTAAAGGGAAAATACTACTTAAAAGACACAACAAAACCTATGAATGGCGGCTACATTGAAACATTTACAGTAAATCATAGTGATGAAGATTATCCAATAAATTATCGTTTGTTTGATGAGGATGATGCTTGGATAAATAAAGATCAGGGGCCAGCAGTTGATGCCCATTACCATGCAGGAAAAGTCTATGATTATTATAAAAATGTCCATAATCGTAACAGTATTGATGGGAAAGGTAAAACAATTCGCTCTGCTGTGAATTATGGGGTTAACGTAAATAACGCATTTTGGAATGGCCAGCAAATGATATATGGGGATGGAGATGGTCGCAGATTTATTCCGCTTTCTGGTTCTCTTGATGTTGTGGCACATGAATTAACTCATGCTGTTACAGAGTATTCTGCTGATCTTCGTTACGTAAATCAATCAGGTGCATTAAATGAATCTTTCTCTGATGCGTTTGGCTATTTTGTTGACCCTACCAATTGGGATGTAGGGGATGCTGTATTTACACCTGGTGTTTCTGGAGACGCATTGCGAAGCTTATCTAATCCTGAGAAATATGGACAACCTGCTCATATGAGGAATTATCAATATCTTCCAGAAACTGAAGAAGGAGATAATGGTGGAGTGCATATAAATAGTGGTATTCCGAATAAGGCTGCATACCTGACAATTAATTCTATTGGTAAAGAAAAGGCAGAAAAAATCTATTATCGTGCGTTAACAACATATTTGACTCCAACTAGCGACTTTAAACAAGCTCGTACTGCTTTATTACAATCTGCGGCTGATTATGATAGTGTAACGTATAAAGCCATAGAAAATGCTTGGAATCAGGTCGGTGTAAAATAA
- a CDS encoding glycerophosphodiester phosphodiesterase family protein produces the protein MNKLKRILKRKTTWIILILFVFVYVNNSSFFAKRDDGTPLLLAHRGLSQTFSMEEIESDTCTAERINKPEHSYLENTIPSMEAAFKAGADLVEFDVQPTKDNNFVIFHDWTLDCRTNGKGVTRDFTTKKLQALDIGYGYTADGGKTFPFRGKGINLMPTLDEVLTHFPDRSFLIHIKSDDENEGIQLATHLKKLPAKRLDQLTVYGGDKPIAAIKERIPSLRTMSKATMKKDLITYMALGWTGYIPSSLKHGELHIPDKVAPWLWGWPNRFLNRMDKADTRVIIVGGNGFGFSSGFDSSEDIKRLPEDYTGGIWTNRLDKIAPVFKK, from the coding sequence ATGAACAAACTAAAAAGGATATTGAAACGTAAAACGACTTGGATAATTCTTATCCTATTCGTATTTGTTTATGTAAATAACAGTTCTTTTTTTGCTAAGAGGGACGATGGGACTCCTCTTCTTCTTGCTCACCGAGGACTTTCACAAACATTTAGCATGGAAGAGATTGAGAGTGATACATGTACAGCAGAACGTATAAATAAACCTGAACATTCTTATTTAGAAAATACAATTCCATCTATGGAAGCGGCATTTAAAGCTGGAGCTGATCTAGTAGAGTTTGATGTTCAACCAACTAAAGATAATAATTTTGTTATTTTTCATGACTGGACTCTTGATTGCCGTACTAATGGTAAAGGTGTTACAAGAGATTTTACAACAAAAAAATTACAAGCACTTGATATTGGTTACGGTTATACAGCTGATGGGGGTAAAACATTCCCGTTTCGTGGCAAAGGGATTAATCTTATGCCAACACTTGATGAAGTACTTACCCATTTTCCAGACCGTTCTTTTCTTATTCATATTAAAAGTGATGATGAAAATGAAGGAATTCAATTGGCTACTCACCTCAAGAAATTACCAGCGAAGCGCCTTGATCAACTAACTGTATATGGTGGCGATAAACCAATTGCTGCGATAAAAGAGCGCATCCCTAGTTTACGAACAATGTCAAAAGCGACCATGAAAAAAGATCTTATTACTTATATGGCATTAGGGTGGACTGGCTACATACCTTCAAGCCTGAAGCATGGAGAATTACATATACCAGACAAAGTGGCTCCTTGGCTTTGGGGATGGCCAAATCGTTTTCTTAATCGAATGGATAAAGCAGATACTCGAGTTATCATTGTAGGAGGAAATGGGTTTGGGTTTTCAAGTGGATTTGACTCATCTGAAGATATAAAACGCCTTCCTGAAGATTATACAGGTGGAATTTGGACAAATCGCCTTGATAAAATAGCACCTGTATTTAAGAAATAA
- a CDS encoding VanZ family protein — translation MHSGVLINYLYTYFFTIIFCIVFQIGFYFKTKKNISIQHFVWVYVFLFYLSLVYKVTQIGTIWDIGRYETLIRANQINLIPFASEGMTTYVLNILLFMPLGFLLPTIWPQFRTMKSAAYAGFGFSLAIELGQLLDNRITDIDDLSMNTLGAIIGYLLYRVLFKMIYKRDEKKIDNNISLVIKYEAIFYLVCSFIGMMLIYYPVLFRRPLILQ, via the coding sequence ATGCATTCAGGAGTTTTGATTAATTATTTATATACTTATTTTTTTACTATTATTTTTTGTATAGTGTTTCAAATTGGATTTTATTTTAAAACGAAAAAAAATATATCTATTCAGCATTTTGTATGGGTGTATGTTTTTCTATTCTACCTTTCACTAGTGTATAAGGTAACGCAGATAGGGACTATATGGGACATAGGTAGATACGAAACATTAATTCGTGCAAATCAAATTAACTTGATTCCATTTGCTTCTGAAGGTATGACTACTTATGTCTTAAACATTTTACTGTTTATGCCATTAGGTTTTTTATTGCCGACTATTTGGCCGCAGTTTAGAACAATGAAAAGTGCTGCCTATGCTGGATTCGGTTTTTCATTGGCTATTGAGTTAGGTCAATTGCTAGATAATAGAATTACAGATATTGATGATTTATCTATGAACACCCTGGGAGCAATTATTGGGTATTTATTATATAGAGTATTATTCAAAATGATATATAAAAGAGATGAAAAAAAGATTGATAATAATATTTCTCTAGTAATAAAATACGAGGCTATTTTTTATTTAGTTTGCTCATTTATAGGTATGATGTTGATTTATTATCCAGTTTTATTTAGACGGCCTCTAATCCTTCAATAA
- the vanS gene encoding vancomycin resistance histidine kinase VanS: MKLKNKKIDYSKLKRKLYQYILTIVMAAVVFVLFLRLFIQGTLGEWIVRFLENSYHLERWDAMIIYQYTIRNNIEIFIYVAVAISILILCRVMLLKFVEYFEEINTGIDILIQNEDKQIELSAEMEFMEQKLNTLKRTLEKREHDAKLAEQRKNEVVMYLAHDIKTPLTSVIGYLILLDEAPDMPREQKAKYVRITLEKAYRLEQLIDEFFEITRYNLQTITLTKKHIDLYYMLVQMTDEFYPQLAAKGKQVVLHASEDLTVFGDPDKLARVFNNILKNATAYSKDDSVIDIKADLSEDVVSIVFENAGCIPKDKLANIFEKFYRLDDARSSDTGGAGLGLAIAKEIIVQHGGQIYAESNDNSTTFTVELPAFQDLVDKEGS; the protein is encoded by the coding sequence ATAAAATTGAAAAATAAAAAAATCGATTATTCAAAATTAAAACGGAAACTCTACCAATATATCCTTACGATTGTCATGGCAGCAGTTGTATTTGTGCTGTTTTTACGTCTATTTATCCAAGGAACACTTGGAGAGTGGATCGTACGTTTTTTGGAAAACAGTTATCATTTAGAGCGTTGGGACGCAATGATAATATATCAGTATACTATACGGAACAATATAGAAATTTTTATTTATGTGGCGGTAGCCATTAGTATTCTTATTCTATGCCGAGTTATGCTTTTAAAATTTGTAGAATACTTTGAAGAGATAAATACCGGTATTGATATACTTATTCAGAACGAAGATAAACAAATTGAGCTTTCTGCGGAAATGGAGTTCATGGAACAGAAGCTCAACACGTTAAAGCGAACCCTTGAAAAGCGAGAGCATGATGCAAAGCTGGCCGAACAAAGAAAAAATGAAGTTGTTATGTACTTGGCACACGATATTAAAACGCCTCTTACATCAGTTATCGGTTATCTAATCCTGCTTGACGAGGCACCAGACATGCCAAGAGAGCAAAAGGCAAAATATGTGCGTATCACGTTAGAAAAAGCGTATCGCCTGGAACAGCTAATTGACGAGTTTTTTGAAATTACGCGATATAACCTTCAAACGATTACGCTCACGAAAAAACATATAGATCTATATTATATGTTGGTGCAAATGACTGATGAATTTTATCCCCAGCTTGCCGCGAAGGGAAAACAGGTGGTACTCCATGCTTCTGAAGATTTGACCGTATTTGGTGACCCTGATAAGCTAGCGAGGGTCTTTAACAATATTTTGAAAAACGCCACTGCATACAGCAAGGACGACAGCGTTATTGACATTAAGGCGGACCTATCCGAGGATGTGGTATCTATCGTTTTCGAGAATGCTGGATGCATCCCGAAAGATAAACTCGCTAACATATTTGAAAAGTTTTACAGATTGGATGATGCCCGTTCTTCTGATACGGGCGGCGCGGGACTTGGATTGGCGATTGCAAAAGAAATCATTGTTCAGCATGGTGGACAGATTTACGCGGAAAGTAATGATAACTCTACGACATTCACGGTAGAGCTTCCAGCCTTTCAAGACTTGGTTGATAAAGAGGGTTCATAG
- the vanR-A gene encoding vancomycin resistance response regulator transcription factor VanR-A, which yields MSDKVLIVEDEREIADLVELYLKNENYTVFKYYTAKEALECIDKNAIDLAILDIMLPDVSGLTICQKIREKHTYPIIMLTAKDTEVDKITGLTIGADDYITKPFRPLELIARVKAQLRRYKKYNGVTAQNENVIVHSGLVINISTHECSLNEKPLSLTPTEFSILRILCENKGNVVSSEQLFHEIWGDEYFSKSNNTITVHIRHLREKMNDTVDNPKYIKTVWGIGYKIEK from the coding sequence ATGAGTGATAAAGTACTTATTGTGGAAGATGAACGTGAAATTGCCGATTTGGTTGAGCTATACTTGAAAAACGAGAATTATACGGTTTTCAAATACTATACTGCTAAAGAAGCGTTGGAATGTATAGACAAGAATGCTATTGACCTTGCAATATTGGACATTATGCTTCCCGACGTAAGTGGTCTCACTATCTGTCAAAAAATAAGAGAAAAGCATACCTATCCAATTATCATGTTGACAGCGAAAGATACAGAAGTAGATAAAATTACTGGGCTAACAATTGGCGCGGATGATTATATTACAAAGCCTTTTCGTCCACTAGAGTTAATTGCGCGAGTCAAAGCGCAGTTACGCCGGTATAAAAAATACAATGGAGTAACGGCACAGAACGAGAATGTTATCGTCCACTCTGGTCTTGTTATTAATATAAGCACGCATGAGTGTTCTCTGAACGAGAAACCGTTATCTCTCACTCCCACCGAGTTTTCAATCCTGCGTATCCTCTGTGAAAACAAGGGAAATGTGGTTAGCTCTGAGCAGCTGTTTCATGAGATATGGGGTGACGAATATTTCAGCAAGAGTAATAACACTATCACCGTGCATATCCGACATCTGCGAGAAAAGATGAACGACACGGTTGATAATCCGAAATATATAAAAACGGTATGGGGGATCGGCTATAAAATTGAAAAATAA